From a region of the Prosthecobacter debontii genome:
- a CDS encoding NADH-quinone oxidoreductase subunit N, whose protein sequence is MSVFSVEIFLVVFALALLCLEALVPTIHRRTLSALSIGGVALAFVLFLFASKATADLPAFVQPYHQLDSLAVFYKGFALIITLLVLWLTVESSTYLTRFVPGGNYSELFSLPLIVCAGMMWMASAKDLVTVFVSLELVTISFYVLVAFARKNGLALEAGVKYLILGALSTGVLVYGIAWVYGATGSMSFEGISAALASGSISKKAVLLGAAFLLAGLGFKVAAAPFQMWVPDVYQGAPIPVTTFLSVGSKAAGFIVLTRAVAAFTAPGSIIATEVQHLLIIGGSLTILLGSLPAIFQTSVKRLLGYSSISHAGYLLLALGAGSARFDLNSGGVVAFYLATYLPMTVLGFLVLALLRANGSGEDLRDFRGLAKRSPLLALLMTLALASLAGLPLTAGFMGKLFVFLGLMDQAAWGALLCAVIGAAAGFYYYFRAILAMYSSDAQSSANALNVSMGAKAGAIVLAVVIVVVGVYPKPLQKLLTPAPVAVASH, encoded by the coding sequence ATGTCCGTTTTCTCCGTCGAAATCTTCCTCGTCGTCTTCGCTCTGGCGCTGTTGTGCCTGGAAGCACTTGTCCCGACGATCCATCGCCGCACACTCTCCGCACTCAGCATCGGAGGCGTTGCTCTGGCGTTCGTCCTATTCCTCTTCGCTTCTAAAGCCACCGCAGATCTGCCTGCGTTCGTTCAGCCCTATCATCAGCTGGATTCACTGGCCGTTTTTTACAAAGGCTTCGCTCTGATCATCACGCTGCTCGTGCTCTGGCTGACGGTGGAGAGCTCGACTTACCTGACTCGGTTTGTTCCAGGTGGTAACTACAGTGAGCTTTTCAGCCTGCCTCTCATCGTCTGTGCAGGCATGATGTGGATGGCCTCTGCCAAAGATCTGGTCACCGTCTTTGTGTCGTTGGAACTCGTCACAATCTCCTTCTACGTCTTGGTCGCCTTTGCTCGGAAAAACGGTCTCGCCCTCGAAGCTGGTGTCAAATACCTGATCTTGGGAGCGCTCAGCACCGGTGTTCTGGTGTATGGTATTGCTTGGGTCTATGGGGCAACAGGCTCCATGAGTTTTGAAGGAATTTCAGCCGCTCTGGCCTCGGGTTCCATTTCGAAAAAAGCCGTGCTGCTAGGAGCCGCCTTCTTGTTGGCAGGTCTTGGTTTCAAAGTCGCCGCAGCACCGTTTCAGATGTGGGTTCCTGATGTATATCAAGGGGCTCCCATTCCAGTGACAACCTTCCTCTCGGTCGGTTCCAAAGCAGCAGGTTTCATCGTTTTGACTCGGGCTGTGGCCGCGTTCACTGCACCGGGTTCGATCATTGCGACTGAAGTGCAGCATCTTCTGATCATTGGAGGCAGTCTTACGATTCTCCTCGGCAGCTTGCCTGCCATTTTCCAGACCAGCGTTAAGCGCCTTCTGGGTTACTCCAGCATCAGCCATGCGGGTTACCTGCTTCTGGCTCTCGGTGCTGGTTCCGCACGCTTTGACCTGAACTCAGGTGGTGTGGTGGCCTTCTACTTGGCCACTTATCTGCCCATGACGGTTCTCGGATTCTTGGTTCTGGCCTTGCTCCGTGCCAATGGCAGCGGTGAAGACCTGCGTGATTTCCGCGGTTTGGCCAAGCGCAGCCCTCTGCTGGCACTGCTGATGACTCTGGCCTTGGCTTCTTTGGCTGGTCTGCCTCTGACCGCAGGTTTCATGGGCAAACTGTTCGTGTTCCTGGGTCTCATGGATCAGGCCGCTTGGGGTGCCCTGCTCTGCGCGGTGATCGGTGCGGCGGCTGGCTTCTACTACTACTTCCGTGCGATTCTGGCCATGTATTCAAGTGATGCCCAATCCAGTGCCAATGCCCTCAATGTCTCGATGGGGGCCAAGGCAGGTGCGATTGTGTTGGCCGTGGTGATTGTGGTCGTGGGCGTGTATCCGAAGCCGCTGCAAAAGCTGCTCACTCCTGCCCCAGTGGCAGTCGCGAGTCACTGA
- a CDS encoding complex I subunit 4 family protein, with protein MSVLEIVILLPILAALAIWLGAPARATSVGAAILNLLILLGLVFQFKSASAGGAGFAFQNARVVLENPAITFGVGADGVALILALLTVLVTFAAVWQIAADKPAIYHIASLLIAGGALGAFLSTDVFFIYAFHELALIPTFLMIGLYGHGEDSHRKAVAWKTTIYLGAGSLILLAGLAWVVLEYSGGQKLTFDLNALRAQAAATPLPIEKQAQIFFVLLLGFGTLVSLFPLHSWAAPAYATAPTPVAMLHSGVLKKFGLYGLLRIALPLLPQGIHVEWVQQALLFMLLGNILIMGFVTIAQRSLDQVLGNSSVMHMGYIFLGLAAGSELALQGAVLLMFAHGISVALLFALAGRMRNQLGTLEFEKLGGLGSHAPVFTILFAFGTFASIGLPGLANFSGEVMIFLGAFGGNGNTQFGPLQWTVVFAVWGVVMSAVYMLRAYRSIFQGSAKAGLFMNDPAVSQRIPLILLAAALLIVGCCPWLLLGLMKSLSAAPVAAM; from the coding sequence ATGAGCGTTCTCGAAATCGTCATCCTGCTACCTATTCTTGCCGCCCTAGCCATTTGGCTCGGTGCTCCGGCTCGTGCGACCTCCGTTGGGGCTGCTATTCTCAATTTGCTGATCCTTCTTGGACTGGTCTTCCAGTTCAAATCCGCTTCGGCGGGTGGAGCTGGCTTTGCCTTCCAAAACGCTCGCGTCGTTCTGGAAAATCCCGCCATTACTTTTGGCGTGGGGGCCGACGGTGTCGCCTTGATCCTCGCGCTGCTGACCGTCCTCGTGACGTTTGCCGCCGTCTGGCAGATCGCTGCTGATAAACCAGCCATCTATCACATCGCTTCACTGCTGATTGCAGGCGGAGCTTTGGGGGCCTTCCTCTCCACGGATGTCTTCTTCATCTATGCCTTCCATGAATTGGCATTGATCCCCACCTTCCTCATGATCGGTCTCTACGGTCATGGTGAAGACTCCCATCGCAAAGCCGTGGCTTGGAAAACCACCATTTACCTCGGCGCAGGCAGCTTGATCTTACTCGCAGGTCTGGCGTGGGTCGTTCTGGAATACAGTGGGGGTCAGAAGCTGACTTTCGATCTGAACGCTCTGCGTGCCCAAGCGGCAGCCACTCCGTTACCAATTGAAAAGCAGGCTCAGATTTTCTTCGTGCTGCTCCTCGGTTTTGGCACGCTGGTCAGTCTCTTCCCGCTGCACAGCTGGGCAGCACCCGCCTACGCCACTGCGCCTACCCCAGTGGCCATGCTCCATTCCGGTGTGCTGAAGAAATTCGGTCTCTACGGTCTCCTTCGCATCGCCCTGCCCCTCCTCCCCCAAGGTATTCATGTGGAGTGGGTGCAGCAGGCCCTGCTCTTCATGCTGCTGGGGAACATCCTCATCATGGGCTTTGTCACCATCGCTCAGCGGTCGCTGGATCAAGTACTGGGGAACTCCTCCGTGATGCACATGGGATACATTTTCCTGGGGCTTGCCGCAGGCTCAGAACTCGCTCTTCAAGGGGCTGTCTTGCTGATGTTCGCTCACGGGATCTCGGTTGCTTTGCTGTTCGCTCTTGCTGGACGCATGAGAAATCAACTCGGCACGCTAGAGTTCGAAAAACTGGGTGGGCTGGGCTCTCACGCTCCTGTGTTCACGATCCTGTTTGCCTTTGGGACATTCGCTTCCATCGGTCTGCCAGGCCTTGCAAACTTCTCGGGAGAAGTGATGATCTTCCTCGGGGCCTTCGGTGGCAATGGCAACACCCAATTCGGTCCGCTTCAATGGACCGTCGTCTTTGCTGTGTGGGGCGTCGTGATGTCTGCCGTTTACATGCTCCGCGCTTATCGCAGCATCTTCCAAGGCTCCGCCAAAGCGGGTCTGTTTATGAATGATCCTGCCGTCAGCCAGCGCATCCCGTTGATTCTCCTGGCCGCAGCTCTTTTGATCGTTGGCTGCTGCCCCTGGCTGTTGCTGGGCCTCATGAAGTCTCTGTCTGCTGCCCCGGTGGCTGCGATGTAG
- a CDS encoding alpha/beta hydrolase, whose product MKPAILCLSLSLALCLSLQAAPQDDQYVLGPDSQVQAGVPQGKVIQMPAWNDSKIYPGTTRDWWIYVPAQYDKTKPAYVMVFCDGAGFVKADGTFRAPVVFDNLIAKGEMPVTIGIFIQPGVFPNQDPKVKARSNRSFEYDSLGDLYAKFLLEEILPAVAKDYNLTTNPDERAICGNSSGGICAFTVAWERPDAFRKVVSHIGSFTNIRGGHVYPALIRKTDKKPLKVFLQDGRNDLDNQFGNWPLANQDMAAALKFAGYDYQFVLGEGTHNGKHGASMLPDTLRWLWKK is encoded by the coding sequence ATGAAGCCAGCCATTCTTTGTCTTTCCCTTTCCCTAGCTCTTTGCCTCAGCCTTCAAGCCGCCCCCCAAGACGACCAGTATGTCTTGGGACCTGACTCCCAAGTCCAGGCAGGTGTGCCTCAAGGGAAGGTCATTCAGATGCCAGCTTGGAATGACTCCAAGATTTATCCAGGCACCACACGCGACTGGTGGATTTACGTCCCTGCCCAATACGACAAAACAAAGCCAGCGTACGTGATGGTCTTCTGTGACGGGGCTGGTTTTGTGAAAGCCGATGGCACATTCCGCGCCCCCGTTGTCTTTGATAACCTGATCGCTAAAGGCGAAATGCCCGTGACGATTGGTATCTTCATTCAACCCGGAGTTTTCCCCAACCAAGACCCTAAAGTCAAAGCCCGCAGCAACCGCAGCTTTGAATATGATTCACTCGGGGATCTGTATGCCAAGTTTCTGTTGGAGGAAATCCTGCCAGCTGTGGCCAAGGATTACAACCTGACGACCAATCCCGACGAACGCGCCATCTGCGGCAACAGCAGTGGTGGCATCTGCGCCTTTACCGTGGCCTGGGAAAGACCTGACGCTTTTCGAAAAGTGGTTAGCCACATCGGTTCCTTCACCAACATTCGCGGAGGCCATGTCTATCCAGCTCTGATTCGTAAGACCGACAAAAAACCCCTCAAAGTGTTCCTGCAAGACGGACGCAACGATCTCGACAATCAGTTTGGCAATTGGCCTCTCGCCAATCAGGACATGGCCGCCGCGCTGAAGTTCGCTGGTTATGATTATCAGTTCGTGCTGGGTGAAGGCACGCATAATGGTAAACACGGGGCGTCTATGCTTCCCGACACCCTTCGTTGGCTGTGGAAAAAATGA